A stretch of DNA from Cryptomeria japonica chromosome 4, Sugi_1.0, whole genome shotgun sequence:
GGTTTTCGCTTGCATCAattaatgataattgataacttACTTTGTTATGCTAAATTCAAAAACTAAACAAACTAAATATGGAACTCAATGCTTGGACAACATTAAGCAAAAACTTAGATAGTAAACaatgctaaaaaaaaaattattccacttTTGAGTAGTTAGTGTAGTATTTCCCTAGGGTTTGTTGGCGGGTGCTCCAGAAGTGGCTTCTCAAGAGTGTCCACATTCAATGTATTTACAACGTATATAATTAGAAACTTCATTTTGCATAACTtttgcataaataatatttaatacaaatattatttattccatAAACATAAATCATCTAAGATGAGATAAACAAGCCTTTTGCTCATTTAAAACTTTCCATTTTACTACAAGCCTATACGAGTGGAAGATTTGGTCTCGTTGAAAATCTTTCGAAAATGTGCACAACAAAGGAAAACAAACTATGCAGCCACTTGTTGCAAGAGCGGAGATTTGGAAAGCTCCAAAGAAAGTTTCTTCTCAAAGTTGCCTCCTTGTGCCAAGTGTCACAATTTCCTTTGACCTCAAAGCTTGTTGCACCCAACATACCATCACGCCCCGCAATTAAactttgcaatttggaaattaatatatttcattaaataaataaaatcagcacACAAgaccattaaattaattaaataatatttttgaaaCTCCTAAAATTGAAGCACCTTAATACCAACATCTAGAAAGCACCTTTCTCATAGTTCTTATTGTTCAGCTTTGCAAAATACATTATCAAGTTTTGATCTTCACGGTGTATAATAATAATGCAGTGAGTGTCTCTCCATATTTGAACTAGAGCAGAGAATTTGTATTATGATCTCCTTGATGGTATCAATTTATTTTCACTCACTACCAGAAAAATCGTGAACTCTTTTATAAAAGCTTGAACATAAATTATTTTAATGGCACACAACAAATTAGAGCTGACATTGACAATAGAAAACTAGTGATGTAACTGAACCAACAAACGTGGCAGATCTGCGCACTCTCGCAATAAGACTCTCGGTGTGTTTTATATCCTTAGCCCGTATGAAGTTCCTAATACTAAcacatttaaaataattaaatttatatatacatGCAAACTACAACATTGgcaatttattttcaaataatttatttGAATCTTATATTTTTCATTGATTGAGTGTCACATGGTTCCCCAAATATTGTAATAATTGGTAAAAGGCTTCCACAACTCTTTCTTCTTCGCCCATCATTAACAatcccatgtcttcttcatctggtACATTCTTACCCGTCTTCTGCAGTGCAAATTCCTCTTCCCATCCCAAAGGGGAAGATTGTGTGAAAACACCTACCCATACCCATTTCCCTGCTCTCATCCTCATAGACTGGGTTACCGAGCGGTCCTTCCACAAATGAACATAGGTGTAATGAGAAATGGAATTTATAACAAAGAACAACATCACTGCCACGTTGGAGGAACGCCTCTGCCCACATTTGAATGTATGTTGGTCTCCATACAGACCAGTATTCTCCCGCAAGCATGACTCAAACACAGTGAGACCCGGGAAGCTCAAAGACCTCAGAGTCGCCTCCACACCACTCCCTGTTCTTCCACAGATTATACATTCTGATGGCCATTTCCTTTTCtgcaaaaaaatattacaatacaatACGATAAACCGATTCGAACACTTATAACAAAATAAGTTCATGTATCTGAAAAAGAATTGTTACCTTTATAGTTTGAAGGCAAGTTTGTAATGCAGATACGTCGTTCCATGCTAAGAGCTCTACTCTTCTCAAACTCTCGTTATTCTCCAGACTCTTTATAAGTGGTGCCTTCCACCAAGTGTGCGCTATCAACGTCTCCAATGATCTGCAATATTCTAAGCCTTGTATCATCTTCAGCTGTTCAGCACATTCTGTGATTGTAAATTCTTTGAGTGAGACTAGTTCCTCAAAATTTGGAAGCTCTTCTAATGCCTCCCCACACTTACTTAAAACCAGCTTTTCAAGGTTTACCAGACCACTGACACCGCTTATGCTTTTTAGCTTTTCACATGTTATCAACTCTAAGGTCTTCACTGATGTCGGCAAGCTATCTATCTCTACTAACTGGTGATTTCTGAATTCTGTGACCACCACTGATTCCAGGCTGGGGCAACATTGTTGAGAGAATGATATCCTCGACACAAGAGTCCCTGCTACACTTATATATTTGAGGCTGCACAACGAAGAAGAAGAGCACCCCGACAGGATATCCAATTCTTTTAGTGGGCACTCCCGAATATGCAGTTTATGAAGGCTTGTAAGCTGTGTAAGTGCTTCTGGTAAGGATTCCAACTTCTCAGAACAAATTTCGAGGCTAGTCAAGGAGTACAAATTCCCCATAGAAGATGGCAAAGTTTTCAACGAACTGCTTCCAATTATCAGCTCTTCCAATTTGCTCAGTTGACCAATGTTATTTGGTAATTCTATTAAACTTGTGGAGCCCACTTCGAGCTTTTTGAGTGATCCCTGATTTGTAATTTGAGTAGGCAACACCTGCAATTCACATCCATTAACCTCCATTGCCTCTAGATTTGTCATATTTTCAAGAATGTCCAGCTGCAAGGTGAGCTCGGAGCAACCAGTAAAATTAATATATTGCAGATTTACAAGTTGCTTAAATGAAGCTGGCAACATCATCAGCCCAGTGCATCTCAAATCTAGATGCCGCAGATTTTTCAAATCGCCGAACTTGCTAGGCAGCGATTTTAGATTCTTACATCTTCTTAACTCGAGGTGCTCCAGCGATAAGAGTCGGCAAAACTCTTCTGGTAGACCTTCCATTGGAGGTTGAGCCCATGGGGCCCATGTGCGGCCCAAGGATATCTTTTTCAAATGCTCTAGACGTCCTATTGAGCTGGGAAATTTCAGGAAATTCTGGGCATGGGAGATAATCAGTTCTCTCAACTGCACAGGAGGCTGCAGCGACATTCGTTTTTTAATTAGACAACTAATAGAGTTTTAAATTATAGCAATGCATAAATAACAGTAA
This window harbors:
- the LOC131027435 gene encoding disease resistance protein RUN1 isoform X1; protein product: MLQKLGFNDGEKIDNVENGKAILVEHLRSVQVFIILDDVDHQDQLDSLLPIKDSFGQGSVIVVTSRESKVLTSWGISSIYKMKELNPKHAMELFCWHAFRQPSSVNGFENLVQKYLEICKGLPLSLKVLGRLVHGMSEGYWYSQLNKVSRVLPKDIKSILKLSFDALDEEEKEIFLDISCFFIGIEEQLAINVWDGCGWSGLHSLVILKNKCLVELDEWNCITMHDHLRDLGKEIELAKENDKSPYRLWSPQRIRDIEIEGQEGVRIRGIRGIQAETDEFYEECMELVELVRGSGKRFKRQLEIVIVKNNYFTEELATLSAGLLWLRWFNFPHTALQSWLPLKKLRVLELHDGDKLEELWSETADPPVQLRELIISHAQNFLKFPSSIGRLEHLKKISLGRTWAPWAQPPMEGLPEEFCRLLSLEHLELRRCKNLKSLPSKFGDLKNLRHLDLRCTGLMMLPASFKQLVNLQYINFTGCSELTLQLDILENMTNLEAMEVNGCELQVLPTQITNQGSLKKLEVGSTSLIELPNNIGQLSKLEELIIGSSSLKTLPSSMGNLYSLTSLEICSEKLESLPEALTQLTSLHKLHIRECPLKELDILSGCSSSSLCSLKYISVAGTLVSRISFSQQCCPSLESVVVTEFRNHQLVEIDSLPTSVKTLELITCEKLKSISGVSGLVNLEKLVLSKCGEALEELPNFEELVSLKEFTITECAEQLKMIQGLEYCRSLETLIAHTWWKAPLIKSLENNESLRRVELLAWNDVSALQTCLQTIKKRKWPSECIICGRTGSGVEATLRSLSFPGLTVFESCLRENTGLYGDQHTFKCGQRRSSNVAVMLFFVINSISHYTYVHLWKDRSVTQSMRMRAGKWVWVGVFTQSSPLGWEEEFALQKTGKNVPDEEDMGLLMMGEEERVVEAFYQLLQYLGNHVTLNQ
- the LOC131027435 gene encoding disease resistance protein RUN1 isoform X2; protein product: MLQKLGFNDGEKIDNVENGKAILVEHLRSVQVFIILDDVDHQDQLDSLLPIKDSFGQGSVIVVTSRESKVLTSWGISSIYKMKELNPKHAMELFCWHAFRQPSSVNGFENLVQKYLEICKGLPLSLKVLGRLVHGMSEGYWYSQLNKVSRVLPKDIKSILKLSFDALDEEEKEIFLDISCFFIGIEEQLAINVWDGCGWSGLHSLVILKNKCLVELDEWNCITMHDHLRDLGKEIELAKENDKSPYRLWSPQRIRDIEIEGQEGVRIRGIRGIQAETDEFYEECMELVELVRGSGKRFKRQLEIVIVKNNYFTEELATLSAGLLWLRWFNFPHTALQSWLPLKKLRVLELHDGDKLEELWSETADPPVQLRELIISHAQNFLKFPSSIGRLEHLKKISLGRTWAPWAQPPMEGLPEEFCRLLSLEHLELRRCKNLKSLPSKFGDLKNLRHLDLRCTGLMMLPASFKQLVNLQYINFTGCSELTLQLDILENMTNLEAMEVNGCELQVLPTQITNQGSLKKLEVGSTSLIELPNNIGQLSKLEELIIGSSSLKTLPSSMGNLYSLTSLEICSEKLESLPEALTQLTSLHKLHIRECPLKELDILSGCSSSSLCSLKYISVAGTLVSRISFSQQCCPSLESVVVTEFRNHQLVEIDSLPTSVKTLELITCEKLKSISGVSGLVNLEKLVLSKCGEALEELPNFEELVSLKEFTITECAEQLKMIQGLEYCRSLETLIAHTWWKAPLIKSLENNESLRRVELLAWNDVSALQTCLQTIKEMAIRMYNLWKNREWCGGDSEVFELPGSHCV